In a genomic window of Tripterygium wilfordii isolate XIE 37 chromosome 8, ASM1340144v1, whole genome shotgun sequence:
- the LOC120004406 gene encoding probable boron transporter 2, producing MEETFVPFRGIKNDLKGRLLCYKQDWTSGFQAGIRILAPTTYIFFASAIPVISFGEQLERETDGILTAVQTLASTALCGIIHSVIGGQPLLILGVAEPTVLMYTFMFNFAKDRKDLGPKLFLAWTGWVCVWTALLLFLLAILGACSIINRFTRVAGELFGLLIAMLFMQQAIRGVVEEFGIPERQNSNLTALLPSWRFGNGMFALVLSFGLLLTALKSRKGRSWRYGTGWLRGFVADYGVPLMVLVWTAISYIPVNDVPRGIPRRLFSPNPWSVGAHSNWTVIKEMVNVPPLYIVGAFIPATMIAVLYYFDHGIASQLAQQQEFNLKKPASYHYDLLLLGFLVILCGLIGIPPSNGVIPQSPMHTKSLATLKHQILRNKLVSTARKCMQKNSNLGQLYRSMQQAYNEMQTPLVYQMPSALGLKDLKESTKQKASSSGYIGAPVDETVFDVDKDIDDLLPVEVKEQRLSNLLQALMVGSCVAAMPILKKIPTSVLWGYFAFMAIESLPGNQFWERILLLVTAPNRRFKVLEDGHATFIKTVPFKTIAAFTLFQTAYLLMCFGITWIPIAGVLFPLLIMLLVPVRQYLLPKFFKGAHLQDLDAAEYEETPSVSFNMAFEELNSESRSSNAVDAEIFDAIITRSRGEIHSSRSPKLTSSAPASYSPELSQRVYSPRINERRVDRSPQFGGNGNDNEIKPALCPGPSSNLGHGTHGSCF from the exons ATGGAGGAAACATTTGTTCCCTTCCGTGGGATCAAGAATGATCTCAAAGGAAGACTATTGTGCTACAAGCAAGACTGGACAAGTGGCTTCCAGGCAGGTATCAG GATTCTTGCTCCAAcgacatatatattttttgcttcCGCAATTCCAGTTATATCTTTTGGGGAGCAGCTGGAAAGAGAAACAG ATGGAATTCTGACTGCAGTGCAAACTCTTGCATCAACAGCACTTTGTGGTATCATTCACTCAGTTATTGGAGGGCAGCCCCTGCTCATACTGGGGGTGGCTGAACCGACAGTGCTGATGTACACATTTATGTTTAACTTTGCAAAGGATAGGAAGGATTTGGGACCTAAACTCTTCTTAGCCTGGACCGGATG GGTTTGTGTGTGGACGGCCCTTTTACTTTTTCTACTAGCCATTCTGGGTGCATGCTCTATTATTAATAGATTTACACGCGTTGCTGGTGAACTATTTGGTCTTCTGATTGCAATGCTTTTTATGCAGCAGGCCATACGG GGAGTTGTGGAGGAGTTTGGCATTCCGGAGAGGCAAAATTCCAACCTCACTGCGCTGCTTCCATCGTGGCGATTTGGCAATGGAATGTTTGCACTGGTTCTTTCATTTGGCCTTCTTCTAACAGCTCTAAAGAGCCGTAAAGGGAGATCTTGGCGCTATGGGACAG GTTGGTTACGAGGATTCGTAGCAGATTATGGAGTCCCACTTATGGTGCTTGTATGGACAGCTATATCTTATATTCCTGTTAATGATGTTCCTAGAGGTATCCCAAGGCGGCTTTTCAGCCCAAATCCATGGTCTGTAGGTGCACATTCTAATTGGACTGTTATCAAG GAAATGGTGAATGTACCTCCTTTATACATAGTTGGAGCATTTATTCCGGCAACTATGATTGCTGTGCTATACTACTTTGATCACGGCATTGCATCTCAACTTGCCCAACAACAGGAATTCAATTTGAAGAAACCTGCTTCATATCATTatgatcttcttcttttgggatTTTTG GTTATCTTGTGCGGTCTTATTGGCATTCCCCCTTCCAATGGTGTAATTCCTCAATCTCCAATGCATACAAAAAGCTTAGCTACCCTGAAACATCAG ATTTTGCGGAATAAGCTAGTATCAACAGCTCGCAAATGTATGCAAAAAAACTCAAACTTGGGTCAGTTATACCGAAGCATGCAACAAGCTTACAATGAAATGCAAACTCCACTGGTGTATCAGATGCCTTCTGCTCTG GGGTTAAAAGATCTGAAAGAATCAACAAAACAGAAGGCCTCAAGTAGTGGCTACATTGGTGCTCCCGTTGATGAGACTGTCTTCGACGTGGATAAGGATATTGATGATCTTTTACCTGTTGAAGTCAAAGAGCAACGCCTCAGCAATCTGCTTCAGGCATTGATGGTTGGTTCTTGTGTTGCTGCTATGCCTATCCTGAAGAAGATTCCAACTTCAGTTCTTTGGGGATACTTTGCTTTCATGGCCATTGAAAGCTTGCCCGGAAATCAATTTTGGGAGCGGATATTGCTGCTTGTCACAGCTCCAAATCGAAGATTCAA AGTGCTGGAGGATGGTCATGCAACCTTTATCAAGACAGTTCCCTTCAAAACAATTGCAGCATTCACCTTGTTCCAGACTGCTTACCTGCTCATGTGCTTTGGCATAACATGGATACCAATTGCGGGGGTCCTCTTCCCATTGTTGATCATGCTTCTTGTCCCTGTGCGGCAGTATCTGCTCCCCAAGTTTTTCAAAGGAGCCCATCTTCAAGACTTGGATGCTGCAGAATACGAGGAAACTCCTTCCGTATCTTTCAACATGGCATTTGAA GAGCTAAATTCTGAATCAAGATCAAGTAACGCAGTCGATGCAGAAATTTTTGATGCCATTATCACCAGAAGCCGTGGTGAGATCCACAGCAGCCGGAGtcctaaactaacaagttcagCCCCAGCATCATATAGCCCAGAGCTGTCACAGAGGGTATACAGTCCCCGTATAAACGAACGCAGGGTGGATCGGAGCCCCCAGTTTGGTGGAAATGGAAATGACAATGAAATTAAGCCAGCTCTCTGTCCTGGACCATCATCTAACTTGGGACATGGTACTCATGGTTCATGCTTCTAG
- the LOC120004439 gene encoding iron-sulfur cluster assembly scaffold protein IscU-like has product MLRLVSASKSLLGLTSPSRPVQVLPRFYHENVIDHYNNPRNVGAFDKKDSNVGTGLVGAPACGDVMKLQIKVDEVTGEITDACFKTFGCGSAIASSSVATEWVKGKKMEEIVTIKNTEIAKHLSLPPVKLHCSMLAEDAIKAAVKDYQSKHVNPSASSDAASVEKAANA; this is encoded by the exons ATGCTAAGGCTAGTTTCTGCTTCGAAAAGCCTGCTCGGGCTAACATCGCCTTCGCGGCCGGTCCAGGTCTTGCCGCGTTTTTACCACGAGAACGTTATCGACCACTACAACAACCCTCGCAACGTCGGAGCCTTTGACAAAAAGGATTCTAATGTGGGCACCGGCCTTGTGGGCGCACCCGCATGCGGAGATGTCATGAAGCTACAAATCAAGGTCGATGAGGTGACTGGAGAGATTACTGACGCCTGCTTCAAGACCTTTGGCTGCGGCTCGGCAATCGCTTCGTCTTCTGTTG CTACCGAATGGGTGAAAGGGAAAAAGATGGAGGAAATCGTGACCATCAAAAATAC TGAGATTGCAAAACATCTTTCCCTCCCACCAGTTAAGCTGCACTGCAGTATGCTTGCAGAGGATGCAATTAAGGCAGCTGTGAAAGATTACCAGAGCAAACATGTTAATCCCAGCGCCAGTTCAGATGCTGCATCTGTTGAGAAGGCTGCCAATGCTTGA
- the LOC120004222 gene encoding uncharacterized protein LOC120004222, which yields MDHPNASSEILRELIAFDSDSEDELEQLFNARENDDQQANGRRRTGHRGSVPGHRIIQRNHNDGHSRLWNDYFKPDPVYHEGLFRRRFRMSRNLFLHIANAVVANDTYFTQRRNAVGVLGLSALQKITAALRILAYGSPADTLDEYIQIGESTAIASLRRFVKGVVTVFGERYLRASDQNDVHRLLAQNEERGFPGMLGSIDCMHWQWRNCPTAWQGMYTGHCRSPTIILEAVASRDLWIWHAFFGMPGSLNDINVLQRSPVFGALANGRAPEANYTINGHQYNMGYYLADGIYPRWSTFVKTIPCPQCPKRKHFAKMQEAARKDVERAFGVLQARFAITRGSARFWDVDTLDDIMTACIILHNMIVEENGGSDHIDFDGLTTPPTMSHTQTAEFRSFIQTHRQIRDSSTHSQLQDDLVEHLWARLGSSD from the coding sequence ATGGATCACCCAAATGCTAGTTCTGAGATTTTGAGAGAATTAATTGCTTTCGACTCTGATTCTGAAGATGAGTTGGAACAACTTTTTAATGCCCGAGAGAATGACGATCAACAAGCTAATGGGAGGAGACGAACTGGACACCGTGGTTCCGTTCCCGGCCATAGAATTATTCAACGCAATCACAATGACGGTCACTCCAGATTGTGGAATGACTATTTCAAGCCAGATCCTGTTTACCATGAAGGTCTATTCAGGAGAAGATTTCGAATGAGTCGAAATCTTTTTCTCCACATTGCAAATGCTGTGGTCGCGAATGATACATATTTTACCCAGAGACGAAATGCAGTTGGAGTTTTAGGGCTATCTGCTCTTCAAAAGATCACCGCAGCGCTTAGGATCCTGGCATACGGGAGTCCAGCAGATACTTTGGACGAGTACATACAGATCGGCGAGAGTACTGCAATTGCAAGTTTAAGAAGGTTTGTCAAAGGAGTTGTTACAGTATTCGGAGAAAGGTACCTGAGGGCATCCGATCAAAACGACGTTCATCGTTTATTAGCACAAAATGAGGAACGTGGTTTTCCTGGTATGCTTGGAAGTATTGATTGCATGCACTGGCAATGGAGGAATTGCCCAACCGCTTGGCAAGGGATGTACACCGGACATTGTCGTTCGCCGACCATTATTTTGGAAGCTGTGGCATCGCGTGATCTGTGGATTTGGCATGCATTTTTTGGAATGCCAGGGTCTCTAAATGATATCAATGTGCTACAAAGATCTCCTGTATTTGGCGCACTAGCTAATGGTCGTGCGCCCGAAGCAAATTACACGATTAATGGTCATCAATACAACATGGGATATTATCTCGCAGATGGCATATATCCTCGTTGGTCTACATTTGTGAAAACAATTCCATGCCCACAATGCCCAAAACGGAAACACTTTGCCAAAATGCAAGAAGCTGCTCGGAAGGATGTAGAGCGTGCTTTTGGGGTCTTACAAGCTCGTTTTGCCATAACACGTGGATCTGCAAGATTTTGGGACGTCGATACGCTTGACGATATTATGACAGCTTGCATAATATTACATAATATGATCGTTGAGGAAAACGGGGGCTCTGACCACATAGACTTCGATGGACTCACAACTCCACCAACAATGTCACATACTCAAACTGCTGAGTTTCGAAGTTTCATCCAAACACATCGTCAAATTAGAGATTCTTCAACCCATTCCCAGTTGCAAGATGACCTTGTAGAGCACTTATGGGCTCGCTTAGGGTCATCCGATTGA
- the LOC120004259 gene encoding glutathione S-transferase T3-like yields the protein MDSMYNSYASLLMSDELNDDHNIDQLESQIPSEIVPLTGTSRRSQNFSIDDDKLLVSAWLNTSKDSTHGNAQNANRYWQRISEFFNTHGGPRTQASLKQRWNDINKKCQKFSGYLSQIEERHPSGQTEQGMVDDAKSMYADLEHKPFLLEHCWIILKDEAKWQETLSNKRHKTSSVSVHDLSESPIGGDNDERSINQDRPLGTKAAKKLAASGSKSSISDEILKEKHNIERAKYEQRDRALLEQQRDRELKEREMERSWEIEVMSKDLRGMDPMVAEYWKNARIEIMAKKGYNF from the exons ATGGATTCCATGTACAATTCATATGCATCGTTGCTCATGAGCGATGAATTAAACGATGATCATAATATTGATCAATTGGAGTCACAAATTCCATCCGAGATTGTGCCTTTAACAGGCACTAGTCGAAGAAGTCAGAATTTCTCAATTGACGATGACAAACTCCTTGTCTCCGCTTGGCTAAATACTAGTAAAGATTCAACTCATGGGAATGCTCAAAATGCTAATAGATATTGGCAAAGAATTAGTGAATTCTTCAACACCCATGGAGGTCCCCGTACCCAAGCATCTCTAAAGCAAAGGTGGAATGATATTAACAAGAAGTGTCAAAAATTTTCTGGTTATTTAAGTCAAATTGAAGAAAGACATCCTAGCGGACAAACCGAACAAGGAATG GTAGATGATGCAAAATCTATGTACGCTGACTTAGAGCATAAACCATTTCTACTTGAGCATTGTTGGATTATATTGAAGGATGAAGCTAAATGGCAAGAAACTCTCTCAAACAAGAGGCATAAGACTTCTAGTGTCTCCGTACATGACCTTAGTGAGTCTCCCATTGGCGGAGATAATGATGAACGTTCCATTAATCAAGATAGACCACTAGGCACAAAAGCCGCAAAAAAACTTGCTGCAAGTGGATCGAAGTCCTCAATTTCGGATGAGATTTTGAAAGAGAAACATAATATCGAACGCGCAAAATATGAACAACGTGATAGAGCTCTACTTGAACAGCAACGAGATAGAGAGCTAAAGGAAAGGGAGATGGAGAGGAGTTGGGAAATAGAAGTTATGTCCAAAGACCTTAGAGGCATGGATCCCATGGTGGCTGAGTATTGGAAGAATGCTAGGATAGAGATAATGGCAAAAAAGGgttataatttttaa